A window of Daucus carota subsp. sativus chromosome 2, DH1 v3.0, whole genome shotgun sequence genomic DNA:
AAGCATTATGTGGTgatatactaattttttttgtgttaATAATGTGTGCAGTATTTAGCTATCCAGTTGGTGCTCATAATGTGTTCAAAGTTAATGGAACCGGGTTCCAGAATTGCATCAAACCTGCTTTATCCGAAGCCTTGACTTCTGGAAATGACACGATAGTGCTGGCGACTCCAGGGCGAAAGTGGTACATATGTGGTGTAGGCCAGCATTGTGCTGCTGGAGGGCAAAAATTGCTCATTGTTGTCAACCCTGGGGCAATGTCTCCGAGTGTTTCTCCTTCGCAGAGCTTTGGTGCTCCTACTCAAACTTTACCTGCCACGGGATCAGCAGATGGGACTGTCGTTGCTTCGTTTCAATCAATCATGGCGATCACACTAGCTGTTTTGTTTGTCATTGCTGTTTGAAATTACATTGCTTAACCTTAATTTATACTAATACTAGTGTTTTGTAGTATGTTGTTTCAGGCACCATGAGGTGATCAGCTATAATAAACATAAGAATAAGAAACTAGTTCTAATTCAGTTTGTTTCAAATTTAATCTGATTAGCTGCCATTCAAACAGAAGCTTATGGAGAGGGTCAATAACATAGAGAAATTTGATTTCTTCTTGCCAAATTTTGACAGGGATCAGATCtaggaagaaaaaaaagaagaggttGATAGGAAAAGATGTGCAGAGAAGGATTAACAAGTAACAAATATTAAACTCTTCATAATGGCTTAAACACCATTCAGAAGGCATTGATGTTTGAGAATCATGAATCAAATCGACTCAGTCTACAAGTACTCACATCGTAAGACCTCGTGATTTAAAGGACCTGCAATTCAAAGACCACTGAATGATTTGTAACTGTGtcaatttcaaataaattttacaGAACAAAAGCTATGAACAGTATGAAGTAAGACCAACTAATTACTTCAAGAAAAAAACAGACAAAATAATGTAAATGgtaaaaagaaaatagaaggtGAACTACTTAAATTATAAAACAGAAGCAGAGACAAACAGAACTAAGGGCGAGGAAGTTAAAAGTAGCCTATCATTTTGTCTCCGCCCTTTTGAAACTTTAGAACACTAACTTTCTACGAGGATTCGAAACTTTAGAACACTAACTTTCTACGAGGAGCCAAGTATGAGCTTTTGGTAGCTGAATCTGCCAGATCACGGATTGACTCCACAACTAAATCCTTGAAAATCAACCGTTCAATATCTAATACAGCTTCTGACATCTCTGAAGGAAAATCTCCCCACCCAACAACTGAGTCTCCAGCCAggtccttctctaaaattccacAAATTACTTCAAAGAGATCA
This region includes:
- the LOC108207428 gene encoding blue copper protein 1b, whose amino-acid sequence is MASTRIIILLAIALPALVSAKEFMVGDQKGWTINFDYQQWAQDKEFHVGDKLIFSYPVGAHNVFKVNGTGFQNCIKPALSEALTSGNDTIVLATPGRKWYICGVGQHCAAGGQKLLIVVNPGAMSPSVSPSQSFGAPTQTLPATGSADGTVVASFQSIMAITLAVLFVIAV